The following coding sequences are from one Selenomonas sputigena ATCC 35185 window:
- a CDS encoding sulfatase-like hydrolase/transferase codes for MLNDRAEHMYEEKSEAGRAFFTALLQRSECSRYDATYLVLLEEYRRLFPDSENVQIFYARHALAHGDTEAALAAAQEAYAKKKYHYEVWKILIECYRRLGDMRSLLIFEGISSRVYRTPIEVPLARETLEESLALLSVAMGVPTHAPYTIGRARMGEDGLLALPGAFAGEFLPTLRPAHDEYRYWSGIFVEMTSLDAKAALFEALKADPAIVSAAEELVFDVMKVKQVDGAAAVDVWRDTRDRIGSSDLVVPLAGTESGQEIFFRSASLGESSMHLGKWVTSFFRLSERTELKSSAPFMMGEPVRLGHSPKRKRLILHILVDALCWPAMKRYGFAPMPNLMRFFSKGMIFQDNFSVAEYTYPALATIDTGLYPHHSQIFNSTCMGELAPSILTLSEQMKRLGYYCVNVWGDSSGIYNGVTRGYDRLMAKPGGDGLHAYHGVHNALTQMRAFAECDQFIFLHVEDAHPSTTARWQVPLETQVSLGLADRLDDTDDDTPSVDRVNSRLHLEAVLEGMRRADRSLGELFAYIEENYAEDEYVVQLYSDHGAAVFGEVVDYVSENLNGTAWMLRGAGVPNAGFVDELTSVLDIYPTTAHLAGFLPPADLDGSLPRVFGGCGRDHTVSYTLFPGKPFNMALRTKTHEFCLGSAEVVDEDGSVDLRQPKQRLFLRGEKRREIHDEALRQSFLSLARTYTSSLDTRGEVWPAKRALRAAWFPDAAEE; via the coding sequence ATGCTGAACGATCGTGCGGAGCACATGTATGAGGAAAAGAGCGAAGCGGGACGCGCCTTCTTTACGGCCTTGCTGCAAAGGAGTGAATGCAGTCGCTACGATGCCACATATCTCGTGTTGCTGGAGGAGTATCGGCGCCTCTTTCCAGATTCGGAGAATGTCCAGATCTTCTATGCGCGTCATGCGCTCGCGCATGGGGATACAGAGGCGGCGCTTGCGGCAGCGCAGGAGGCGTACGCCAAGAAGAAGTATCATTACGAAGTCTGGAAAATCCTCATCGAATGCTATCGGCGGCTCGGCGACATGCGCAGCCTGCTGATCTTCGAGGGCATTTCGAGCCGCGTCTACCGCACTCCCATAGAAGTGCCGCTCGCACGGGAAACGCTGGAAGAATCCCTCGCACTCTTGTCGGTCGCGATGGGAGTGCCCACCCATGCACCCTATACGATCGGGCGCGCACGCATGGGGGAAGACGGCCTTCTGGCCTTGCCCGGGGCCTTTGCCGGAGAGTTTTTGCCGACGCTTCGTCCGGCGCACGACGAGTATCGTTATTGGAGCGGCATCTTCGTGGAGATGACATCGCTCGATGCCAAGGCGGCGCTGTTCGAGGCGCTCAAGGCAGATCCCGCGATCGTGTCCGCGGCGGAAGAACTCGTCTTCGATGTCATGAAAGTGAAGCAGGTGGACGGGGCGGCAGCCGTGGACGTTTGGCGGGATACCCGCGACCGCATCGGCTCGTCGGATCTCGTCGTGCCCTTGGCGGGTACGGAGTCCGGGCAGGAAATCTTTTTCCGGAGTGCGTCGCTCGGCGAGTCATCGATGCATCTCGGCAAATGGGTCACGAGTTTCTTTCGCTTGAGCGAGCGCACGGAGCTGAAGTCTTCTGCCCCCTTCATGATGGGGGAGCCGGTGCGCTTGGGGCATAGTCCGAAGCGGAAGAGGCTCATCCTGCATATCCTCGTCGACGCCCTGTGCTGGCCTGCGATGAAGCGATACGGTTTTGCGCCGATGCCGAACCTCATGCGCTTCTTTTCCAAAGGCATGATCTTCCAGGACAATTTCTCAGTTGCAGAGTATACGTATCCTGCTTTGGCGACGATCGATACGGGGCTCTATCCACATCATTCGCAGATCTTCAACTCCACCTGTATGGGAGAACTGGCTCCTTCCATCCTGACGCTTTCGGAACAGATGAAGCGTCTTGGCTACTATTGCGTGAACGTTTGGGGAGATTCGAGCGGTATCTACAACGGCGTGACGCGCGGCTACGACCGGCTGATGGCAAAGCCCGGCGGCGATGGGCTTCATGCGTATCACGGTGTCCACAATGCGCTGACACAGATGCGCGCCTTTGCCGAGTGCGATCAGTTTATCTTCCTCCACGTAGAGGATGCGCATCCGAGCACGACGGCCAGGTGGCAGGTGCCCTTAGAGACGCAGGTCTCGCTGGGGCTTGCCGATCGGCTCGACGATACGGACGACGATACGCCGAGCGTAGACCGCGTGAATTCGAGACTCCATCTGGAAGCTGTCCTCGAAGGCATGCGGCGTGCCGACCGCAGCCTTGGCGAGCTGTTCGCCTACATCGAAGAGAATTATGCAGAGGATGAGTACGTCGTACAGCTGTATTCCGACCATGGCGCTGCGGTGTTCGGCGAGGTGGTGGACTACGTCAGCGAAAATCTGAACGGCACGGCGTGGATGTTGCGCGGTGCGGGTGTGCCGAACGCGGGATTCGTCGATGAGCTGACAAGTGTGCTCGACATCTATCCGACGACGGCGCATCTTGCAGGATTTCTGCCGCCTGCCGACCTCGACGGCAGCCTGCCGCGCGTCTTTGGAGGCTGTGGACGCGACCATACGGTATCGTACACGCTTTTTCCGGGGAAGCCTTTCAACATGGCGCTTCGTACGAAGACGCACGAGTTCTGCCTAGGCTCTGCTGAGGTCGTCGATGAAGACGGCAGCGTGGATCTCCGGCAGCCGAAGCAGCGCCTCTTTCTGCGCGGCGAAAAGCGCCGCGAGATTCATGACGAGGCGCTGCGACAGAGCTTCCTCTCGCTGGCGCGCACTTATACGTCCTCGCTCGATACGCGCGGCGAGGTCTGGCCCGCGAAGCGGGCGTTGCGTGCCGCATGGTTTCCCGATGCAGCGGAAGAGTGA
- a CDS encoding sulfatase-like hydrolase/transferase yields the protein MKMKMPAEEAAYQERAREAGRIFAALQEKSTCGAYDDSFLSLLVEYQALFPQSENFDIFYAQYALAHDSVTVALEAAERAYEKKKCHYEVWKLLIECYKRLGDKRRLLTIEGVASRIYRFPVDVPIEKAELTESLALLSLAMGLPNLAPYVLGRARFGADGIEAPPGVFLGEFLPSFQEPADGWRYWSGVLVDRGRLHAKAMLLEALKETTDFPLAEDDAFVFDIMRAREIRSPLAIGGADAADLDGAQADDVQEGLHDVIVPLAGTEARQEVVFRSASIAEGRATLGKWVTSFFRLSERTEISSASPVILGKPIRLGHSPHRKKLVLHILIDALCWPEMKRRDFEPMPNLMRFFSKGVIFNNHYSVAEYTFPSLATIETGVYAHSSQVFNPTCMAELSTRYITIAEQMAHLGYYCVSTMGDATGIYPQVTRGYDRLMIVHGDASLAYRGVEQTVQTMRAFSECDPFILLHLMDAHPGSIADFQLPLATQVQLPLAERLAGAAEGVASVNLPHVPIYAEGVLEHMRSIDRSLGELFAYIEANYSEDEYIVQVYSDHGVSVFSDDVDYIGENQTGAAWMLRGAGVPQTGIVDELTSALDIYPATAHLAGFDAPAHLDGNLPKALGGEEREFVISNSLFPGQTYKLAIRSKMHEFRLESREPLDEDGMTDLRQPKLQQLFLRGKDRHSVEDEGLRQKFLAMARAHTAAIDTRGEVWREKRALRPSWFSGDRNEGKT from the coding sequence ATGAAGATGAAGATGCCTGCGGAAGAAGCCGCGTATCAAGAAAGAGCCAGGGAGGCAGGCAGAATCTTTGCTGCCCTGCAGGAAAAAAGTACATGCGGGGCATACGATGATTCTTTTCTGTCCCTGCTGGTCGAGTATCAGGCGCTTTTCCCGCAGTCAGAGAACTTCGACATCTTCTACGCGCAGTACGCTCTCGCGCACGACAGTGTGACGGTGGCACTCGAAGCGGCGGAGCGTGCCTATGAGAAGAAGAAATGTCACTACGAAGTATGGAAGCTCCTCATCGAATGCTATAAGCGCCTCGGGGACAAGAGAAGGCTTCTGACCATCGAGGGCGTTGCGAGCCGTATCTATCGCTTTCCCGTCGATGTGCCCATCGAGAAGGCGGAGTTGACAGAGTCCTTGGCGCTCCTCTCGCTCGCCATGGGTCTGCCGAACCTCGCGCCGTATGTGCTCGGGCGCGCGCGTTTCGGGGCGGACGGCATCGAAGCGCCGCCGGGCGTGTTCCTCGGCGAGTTCCTGCCGAGCTTTCAAGAGCCGGCGGACGGCTGGCGCTATTGGAGCGGCGTCCTTGTCGACCGAGGGCGGCTGCATGCGAAGGCGATGCTCTTGGAAGCGCTCAAGGAGACGACGGATTTTCCCCTGGCGGAGGATGATGCCTTCGTGTTCGATATCATGCGGGCGCGGGAGATCCGCTCGCCCCTTGCGATCGGCGGGGCAGATGCAGCGGATCTCGATGGTGCGCAGGCGGACGATGTGCAGGAAGGTCTTCACGATGTCATTGTGCCATTGGCTGGGACGGAAGCGCGGCAGGAAGTCGTCTTTCGCAGCGCGTCTATCGCAGAGGGCAGAGCGACACTTGGCAAGTGGGTCACGAGCTTCTTCCGCCTCAGCGAGCGCACGGAAATCTCTTCGGCGTCGCCGGTCATCCTAGGCAAGCCGATCCGTCTCGGACACAGCCCGCATCGCAAGAAACTCGTGCTGCACATCCTCATCGACGCACTTTGCTGGCCCGAGATGAAGCGCCGTGATTTCGAGCCAATGCCGAACCTCATGCGATTCTTTTCCAAGGGCGTCATCTTCAACAACCACTATTCAGTGGCGGAATATACATTTCCCTCGCTGGCGACGATCGAGACGGGCGTCTATGCGCACAGCTCGCAGGTATTCAATCCGACCTGCATGGCGGAGCTTTCAACGCGTTACATCACCATCGCGGAGCAGATGGCGCATCTCGGCTATTACTGCGTGAGCACCATGGGCGATGCGACGGGCATCTATCCGCAGGTGACGCGCGGCTATGACAGGCTCATGATCGTGCATGGCGATGCCAGTTTGGCTTATCGGGGAGTGGAGCAGACCGTGCAGACGATGCGCGCCTTTTCCGAATGTGATCCCTTCATTCTGCTGCATCTGATGGACGCCCATCCAGGATCAATAGCGGACTTTCAGCTTCCTCTCGCCACGCAGGTGCAGCTGCCTCTCGCCGAGCGGCTTGCGGGTGCGGCGGAAGGCGTCGCCAGCGTCAATCTGCCGCATGTGCCGATTTATGCTGAAGGCGTATTGGAGCACATGCGCTCCATCGACCGCAGTCTTGGCGAGCTTTTTGCCTATATCGAGGCGAATTATTCAGAAGATGAGTACATCGTGCAGGTCTATTCGGATCACGGCGTCTCTGTATTCAGCGATGATGTCGACTACATCGGCGAGAACCAGACGGGGGCGGCGTGGATGCTGCGCGGTGCTGGCGTACCGCAGACAGGCATTGTCGATGAGCTGACGAGTGCGCTCGACATCTATCCGGCGACGGCGCATCTCGCGGGATTCGATGCTCCCGCACACCTCGACGGCAATCTGCCGAAGGCTCTGGGCGGCGAAGAGAGAGAATTCGTCATCAGCAATTCGCTGTTCCCGGGGCAGACATACAAGTTGGCGATCCGCTCAAAGATGCACGAATTCCGCTTGGAATCGCGCGAGCCGCTCGACGAGGACGGCATGACGGATCTCAGACAGCCGAAGCTGCAGCAGCTCTTCCTGCGCGGCAAGGATCGGCATTCGGTGGAAGATGAGGGACTTCGGCAAAAGTTCCTCGCCATGGCGCGTGCGCATACGGCCGCGATCGATACGCGCGGGGAAGTGTGGCGCGAGAAGCGTGCGCTGCGCCCGTCGTGGTTCAGCGGCGACAGGAATGAGGGGAAAACTTGA